The Haloplanus natans DSM 17983 DNA segment GGCGGGATGTTCCTTGACCGGACCGCTGGCGCTGGCCGTTGCCATGCTTGGGGGTTGGACCGCACCGGCTTGCCTCTTCCGTTCTACGCGTCGCGGCGGTGACGTTAGATCACGCCGGTGACCGTCGCGGCCTCGTGGGCGGCCGCCTCGCTGATGCCGTTGCCGAGGATCGTATACCGGTCGCGGATGCGGTGGGCGGTCGTCAGCGCCTCGATCACCGTCTCGTCGTCGAAGCCGAGGTCCGCGGCCGTAGTCGGCGCGCCGATGACCGCGAGGGCGTCGCGGATGTTACGCCACATCCCCTTCTCGCCTTCGTGGAGGTAGGCAACGAGGATGGAGCCGACGCCGACCTGGTGGCCGTGGAGGGCGCGCCCGGGCGCGATACGGTCGAGACGGTGGGAGAAGAGGTGTTCGGCGCCGCTCGCGGGACGCGAAGAGCCCGCGATGGACATGGCGACCCCGGAGGAGACGAGCGCCTTCACGACGACCCACGCCGACTCCTCTAGCCCCTGTTTGATCGACTCGGCGTTCTCGACGAGCATCTCGGCGGTCATCCGGGAGAGCGCGCCCGCGTATTCGGAGTATTCGACGTTCTGCAGTCGGTGGGCGAGCTGCCAGTCCTCGACGGCGGTGTAGTTGGAGACGATGTCGGCACAGCCGGCGGTAGTGAGCTCCCAGGGTGCGGCAGCGACGACTTCGGTGTCGGCGACGACGGCGAGTGGCGGGTCGGCGGCCACGCTGTGACGGGTGTCGCCCTCGGGGATCGAGGAGCGGCCGCTGACGATGCCGTCGTGGCTCGCCGCGGTGGGGACGGAGACGAACCCGAAGCCAAGGTGGTCGGCCGCCATCTTCGCCGTGTCGATCGGTTTGCCGCCGCCAAGCCCGACGAGATAGGTGGCGCCCTCGTCCTGGGCGGCATCGACGACCCGTTCGACGGCGCCAAAGCCCGCCTC contains these protein-coding regions:
- a CDS encoding NAD(P)-dependent glycerol-1-phosphate dehydrogenase, with translation MFEKSTWIKLPRNVVVGHGVLADLGAVVDDLSVVGRPLVVTSPSPDRLVGDRVREQLGSDPATIIVEEAGFGAVERVVDAAQDEGATYLVGLGGGKPIDTAKMAADHLGFGFVSVPTAASHDGIVSGRSSIPEGDTRHSVAADPPLAVVADTEVVAAAPWELTTAGCADIVSNYTAVEDWQLAHRLQNVEYSEYAGALSRMTAEMLVENAESIKQGLEESAWVVVKALVSSGVAMSIAGSSRPASGAEHLFSHRLDRIAPGRALHGHQVGVGSILVAYLHEGEKGMWRNIRDALAVIGAPTTAADLGFDDETVIEALTTAHRIRDRYTILGNGISEAAAHEAATVTGVI